The proteins below are encoded in one region of Stieleria sp. JC731:
- a CDS encoding Hpt domain-containing protein — protein MDSGSSVQDNELFDELIIEFVDSLRGYLERMDSFVESKDLEALGREAHKLKGCSGTLGFQKIRLRSELLEHQVRAEFWEEITPSVKGLWDEIGDVNIDHIRERYALTQQG, from the coding sequence ATGGACTCAGGATCGAGCGTTCAGGACAACGAACTGTTTGACGAGCTGATCATCGAATTTGTTGATTCACTTCGAGGCTATCTTGAACGTATGGACTCGTTTGTCGAGAGCAAGGATCTCGAAGCACTCGGCCGGGAAGCTCATAAGTTGAAAGGGTGTTCGGGAACACTCGGTTTCCAAAAGATTCGTCTTCGAAGCGAGTTGTTGGAGCATCAAGTCCGCGCCGAATTCTGGGAGGAGATCACGCCTTCCGTCAAAGGACTCTGGGACGAAATTGGCGATGTCAACATCGACCATATCCGCGAACGTTATGCCTTGACCCAGCAGGGATAA
- a CDS encoding endonuclease/exonuclease/phosphatase family protein, protein MKAAVEIVLFLLLAVLVLGSLLTLSSHPHWLIRGWDFPRVQIIVIGWLIVIAFGIWRLCGFGPAVLSYRWFLLPAAFLTLWHGFLIVPYTPLFPVQAKATSAAERKSHLEDARTIRVVLSNVEKENQQYDRWLEVIENADPDVLVVLEPDEAWVDAIKPLIERYPHRVVRPQDNWYGMVMLSRLPIKEHQVRYLVQEDIPSIDAMIELENGDLMRVVAVHPRPPEPWRGNDATARDAELTIWGKELEDETMPVIIGGDLNDVAWSSTTRLFLRTSGLLDPRRGRGFFNTFHADHWFLRYPLDHVFHSPHFTVSKIQRLPKVGSDHFPMMIDLRLEPWNSDDHDVIEEKEGDDEEVQLRVERARKAEDIDGEAVDRDPDKAVLD, encoded by the coding sequence ATGAAGGCCGCCGTCGAAATCGTGTTATTTCTGCTACTCGCCGTGCTCGTCCTGGGTTCGTTGCTGACATTAAGTTCTCACCCGCATTGGTTGATCCGCGGGTGGGACTTCCCTCGCGTCCAAATCATCGTGATCGGTTGGTTGATTGTCATCGCCTTTGGAATATGGCGTCTTTGTGGTTTCGGACCGGCGGTGCTTTCATACCGTTGGTTCTTGCTGCCTGCGGCATTTCTAACTCTCTGGCACGGCTTTCTAATCGTTCCGTACACACCGCTTTTTCCCGTGCAGGCAAAGGCGACATCCGCTGCCGAACGAAAATCACACCTGGAAGATGCTCGGACGATTCGAGTCGTCCTGTCCAATGTTGAGAAGGAGAACCAACAATACGATCGTTGGTTAGAAGTCATCGAAAACGCAGACCCCGACGTGTTGGTCGTGCTGGAGCCGGACGAAGCTTGGGTCGATGCGATTAAACCGCTAATTGAACGCTATCCACATCGTGTTGTCCGGCCGCAAGACAATTGGTACGGGATGGTCATGCTTTCGCGTTTACCGATCAAGGAACATCAAGTCAGATACTTGGTTCAAGAAGACATCCCATCGATCGACGCAATGATAGAACTCGAGAACGGCGACTTAATGCGGGTGGTCGCGGTCCATCCTCGGCCACCAGAACCATGGCGTGGCAACGACGCGACAGCTCGTGACGCTGAGCTGACGATATGGGGCAAGGAGCTGGAGGACGAAACGATGCCAGTTATCATCGGCGGCGATTTGAACGACGTGGCCTGGTCATCGACAACTCGGTTATTTCTCAGAACTAGCGGTTTGCTAGACCCGCGACGCGGACGCGGCTTCTTCAATACATTTCACGCCGATCACTGGTTTTTGAGATACCCGCTCGACCACGTTTTCCATTCACCTCATTTCACGGTTTCGAAGATTCAGCGTCTTCCCAAAGTTGGCTCAGACCACTTCCCGATGATGATCGACTTGCGTCTGGAACCATGGAACTCGGATGACCACGACGTGATTGAAGAAAAGGAAGGGGACGATGAGGAGGTCCAACTCAGGGTGGAACGGGCTCGCAAGGCTGAAGATATCGACGGTGAGGCAGTCGATCGAGATCCGGACAAAGCCGTCTTAGACTGA
- a CDS encoding type VI secretion system Vgr family protein, giving the protein MSELQQNRGLNITTTAGADKLLLSKLVATERLGQLFEFDVELLSTDHNIDLSGLLGTGATIELELSSGDKRYLHGLFGRLSWAGSHGHFSKYRATIVPWFWMLTKTANCRIYQNKTVVDIITDIFKNQNQFSDFSKKLSGTHGNREYCVQYCETDFQFVSRLMEEEGIYYFFEHSEGKHDLVLCDSASGHKPSETHASLAYFPPEARRIAEYDHVYHWDVSMEVQSGEYVLANFDFEKPKADLTAKAMIQRDHALSGMEVFNYPGAHTELIDGESRSKVRIQERQSQFVRSRGTTNARGLSVGSTFKLTGHLRSDQNAEYLVVASRIEAQNSDFETGEDTETTEFKCDFEAMDYKQVFRAPSLTPRPMIRGPQTAIVVGKSGEEVWTDKYGRVKVHFHWDRFDKQDENSSCWVRVAQSWAGKRWGSIHIPRIGQEVIVEFLEGDPDRPIVTGRVYNADEMPPYALPENGLVSGIKSHSSKDATDENFNALTFNDTKGKEEVYFHAEKDFQRHVENNDSLKVGFDKMDPGDQKIEIFNNQEVIVGGSDADDGSQTVTVFNNFTHKTKEGDATIAVEKGSRKTTIETDETLEVTSGDRKTTVKSGDDTLSIDSGSQTTEAANKIQLKVGSSSITILPDKISICSPTIELNADTAVKIESGVNVDVAGAVVSVAADGSLKLEGGVVNIN; this is encoded by the coding sequence ATGAGCGAGCTTCAACAAAATCGCGGACTCAATATCACGACCACGGCTGGCGCAGATAAATTGCTGCTCTCAAAACTGGTCGCCACGGAACGGTTAGGCCAACTGTTCGAATTTGACGTCGAACTGCTATCGACCGATCACAATATTGATTTGTCGGGCTTGCTTGGAACCGGAGCGACGATCGAACTCGAGTTGTCGTCCGGCGACAAACGCTACTTGCATGGGTTATTTGGTCGGCTTTCTTGGGCCGGGTCCCATGGGCATTTCTCAAAATACCGGGCGACGATCGTGCCGTGGTTTTGGATGCTTACCAAGACGGCGAATTGCAGGATTTATCAAAACAAAACTGTGGTAGATATTATCACCGACATTTTTAAAAATCAGAACCAATTTAGCGACTTTAGTAAAAAGTTATCGGGCACGCACGGCAATCGAGAGTATTGCGTTCAATACTGTGAAACCGACTTTCAGTTTGTCAGTCGCTTGATGGAAGAAGAAGGCATCTATTACTTCTTCGAACACTCAGAAGGAAAGCATGACCTCGTGTTGTGCGATTCAGCTAGCGGCCACAAGCCATCGGAGACACACGCCTCGCTTGCATATTTCCCGCCCGAGGCTCGCCGGATTGCCGAGTATGACCATGTCTACCATTGGGATGTCTCAATGGAAGTTCAGAGTGGTGAATACGTCTTAGCCAATTTCGATTTTGAAAAACCGAAGGCGGATCTTACCGCCAAAGCGATGATCCAACGCGATCATGCACTTTCCGGAATGGAAGTGTTCAATTATCCGGGCGCGCATACTGAGTTGATTGATGGTGAAAGTCGTTCTAAGGTTCGAATTCAAGAGCGGCAAAGTCAGTTCGTGCGAAGCCGAGGGACGACCAACGCGCGTGGACTGAGCGTCGGTTCGACATTCAAATTGACCGGTCATCTGCGTTCCGATCAGAACGCCGAATACTTGGTGGTTGCCAGTCGCATCGAAGCTCAAAACAGTGACTTTGAAACCGGAGAGGACACGGAGACCACGGAATTCAAATGTGACTTCGAGGCGATGGATTACAAGCAGGTCTTTCGCGCACCTAGTTTGACACCCAGGCCAATGATTCGTGGTCCACAGACCGCGATTGTCGTGGGCAAATCAGGTGAAGAAGTTTGGACGGACAAATATGGCCGAGTGAAAGTTCACTTCCACTGGGATCGTTTCGACAAACAGGATGAGAACAGCTCGTGTTGGGTTCGGGTCGCGCAATCCTGGGCTGGAAAACGGTGGGGATCAATTCACATCCCGCGAATTGGCCAAGAAGTCATCGTGGAGTTTCTTGAAGGTGATCCAGATCGGCCAATTGTCACCGGACGGGTCTACAATGCTGATGAGATGCCGCCCTACGCACTTCCGGAGAATGGTCTTGTCAGTGGGATCAAATCGCATAGTTCAAAGGACGCGACTGATGAAAACTTCAATGCCCTCACGTTTAACGATACGAAAGGCAAAGAAGAAGTCTATTTCCATGCGGAGAAAGATTTTCAGCGTCACGTCGAAAACAATGACAGCTTGAAAGTTGGTTTTGACAAGATGGATCCGGGCGATCAAAAGATTGAGATTTTCAACAATCAAGAAGTGATCGTCGGCGGTTCGGATGCCGACGACGGCAGTCAAACGGTGACGGTCTTTAACAACTTTACACACAAAACCAAGGAAGGTGATGCAACGATCGCGGTCGAAAAAGGCAGTCGCAAAACCACCATCGAGACCGACGAAACGCTTGAAGTGACTTCGGGCGACCGTAAAACGACCGTCAAAAGCGGCGACGATACGCTGTCGATCGATTCGGGGTCACAAACAACCGAAGCTGCAAACAAGATTCAATTAAAGGTCGGCTCGAGCAGCATCACGATCTTGCCGGATAAAATCTCCATTTGCTCTCCGACGATCGAATTGAACGCTGATACGGCGGTGAAGATCGAATCCGGCGTCAATGTCGATGTTGCCGGAGCCGTTGTTTCCGTTGCTGCCGACGGAAGTTTGAAACTTGAAGGCGGCGTCGTCAATATAAATTAG
- a CDS encoding App1 family protein produces the protein MNEPPRSTWQRQWKSWLTRTISSADDLADAGIRRLRKRFGREGIPKIQAYMGYASSDTVQLHGRVLTNPPIDPDFHEDQWWENLTNTIRRFASDEVPGVQIEATFGGERNLATSDAEGYFHLRLPRPKGLADVFWDVASLRIIESTSTRRQTDRTTCPVMMVPEEAKFGIISDVDDTILHTGATDIATMAKLTFFGNARTRAPLNGVAELYDRLQNGRDDYPTNPIFYVSSSPWNLYDVLEDFLELNAIPPGPLLLRDLGFDENKFLKSGHDHKLDKARRLINTFDELPFLLFGDSGQEDARLYANAAKEFPDRISGIFIRDIDPGFASNHDEKVDQYVRQAAEVGVPMYLIDDSVQAAKIAIEHGWLSAEMFERIAKATQRDENRSAGILEP, from the coding sequence ATGAATGAACCACCAAGATCGACCTGGCAACGTCAATGGAAATCTTGGTTGACGAGAACGATCTCCTCTGCCGACGATTTGGCCGATGCAGGGATTCGCCGTTTGCGCAAGCGCTTTGGTCGTGAGGGCATACCGAAGATTCAAGCGTACATGGGTTATGCATCGTCAGACACAGTTCAGTTGCATGGCCGAGTCCTCACCAACCCGCCGATCGATCCTGACTTTCATGAAGATCAGTGGTGGGAGAATCTAACAAACACCATCCGACGTTTTGCGAGTGATGAAGTACCTGGTGTGCAGATTGAGGCAACTTTTGGCGGGGAGCGAAACTTGGCGACAAGTGACGCCGAGGGCTACTTTCATCTGCGGCTACCAAGACCGAAAGGACTGGCTGACGTTTTCTGGGATGTTGCGAGCTTGCGAATTATTGAATCAACAAGCACTCGGCGGCAAACTGATCGAACAACCTGTCCCGTGATGATGGTCCCCGAAGAAGCAAAGTTTGGAATCATCAGCGATGTAGACGACACGATCCTTCACACCGGTGCGACGGATATCGCAACCATGGCAAAGCTGACGTTCTTTGGCAATGCTCGAACGCGAGCGCCGCTTAACGGCGTTGCCGAACTATACGATCGATTGCAGAACGGCAGGGACGACTACCCGACGAACCCGATTTTCTACGTCTCCAGTTCGCCCTGGAACCTCTACGATGTGCTCGAAGATTTTCTAGAACTAAATGCTATTCCGCCTGGCCCCTTGCTGTTGCGTGATCTGGGCTTCGATGAGAACAAGTTTTTGAAATCGGGGCACGATCACAAACTCGACAAGGCAAGACGTTTAATTAACACGTTCGATGAATTGCCGTTTCTTCTGTTTGGCGATTCTGGACAGGAAGATGCTCGGTTGTACGCGAACGCCGCGAAAGAATTCCCAGACCGAATCTCCGGCATCTTCATTCGCGACATCGATCCAGGTTTCGCCAGCAACCATGACGAGAAAGTTGATCAGTATGTCCGCCAAGCTGCTGAAGTTGGCGTTCCTATGTACTTGATCGACGACAGTGTCCAAGCCGCCAAAATTGCGATCGAACATGGCTGGCTTTCCGCTGAAATGTTCGAACGAATTGCGAAAGCAACCCAACGAGACGAGAACCGGTCTGCTGGAATACTGGAACCGTAG
- a CDS encoding PVC-type heme-binding CxxCH protein → MNWFRVAIGVALCNVLLPIWPLSAVDLVPPVIVEEGWEIELVKAEPDIVTPVMCVCDHEGRLLVIESHTHFPPEGYDGPDHDRIIRLSDSNGDGTLDRREVFFDQGKFTMGLAILDDNWIAVTHRDKVLRIRDADGDGQAEQVEVLAELDTNANYPHNGLGGLVAAADGWLYVGQGENFGEDYQLVGKDGRTQKGGGEGGNIFRIRFDGTQLERFATGFWNPFGMCFDSADRLWCVGNDPDAMPPCRLMHVVRGGDYGFEFQFGRGGTHPLQSWMGELPVTMPPAAGTGEAPCAVVPIGDRLWVSSWGDNRVEAYRLRENGGTWVSETETVLQGDTLFRPVGIALAPDHSIYITDWVRRDYSVHQTGRIWRLKPVSGKAASGVIPGLSSVEKESASAGDEMDLTALLQQATDNDVFVAQAAITRLAELESLPSPDEVVQHKSPQKLALMAAWRWRELCDRDSLTEVQRRMMLSDAFEDLDEDTTLFGLRWAAERKDRELVAEIQQVLKRDLLTTRLFEVAVATISFLENGTARSGVRDPAREKLLAELASDQTRSPEIRALAIQRIPAAADQPGGDQITAWVKESESPQLQRESVRLLIDRGTEADAKRLHSFAVDSSLPIAIRADAISGLSNFVASYESGLRALEMNASEPNEIREEARRVLSRIEGSNRQKRPAVDDFDAWFRLVGNGGDAEAGARVFQRATCSKCHLSHGRGAMTGPDLTNLVGQPRKRLLRSILYPSEEVGPLYVPWKIVTTEGNVLIGLKTPTPGVGGAIGFQAADGSSFSVKLEDIEFHSFSDQSIMPKGLEQTLSIGELRDLLAYLESTETD, encoded by the coding sequence ATGAATTGGTTCCGAGTAGCCATCGGTGTGGCGTTATGCAATGTCCTGCTACCGATTTGGCCGTTATCCGCAGTCGATTTGGTTCCTCCGGTGATCGTGGAAGAAGGTTGGGAGATCGAACTGGTCAAAGCTGAACCGGATATCGTGACGCCTGTCATGTGTGTGTGTGATCACGAAGGTCGCTTACTGGTGATCGAATCTCACACTCACTTTCCGCCGGAAGGTTACGATGGTCCTGATCATGACCGCATCATTCGGTTGTCGGACAGCAATGGCGATGGCACGCTTGATCGTCGTGAAGTGTTTTTTGACCAAGGCAAGTTCACGATGGGTTTGGCAATACTGGACGACAATTGGATTGCCGTTACACATCGTGATAAGGTGCTGCGTATTCGCGATGCCGACGGAGACGGGCAGGCCGAACAGGTCGAAGTCCTCGCCGAACTGGATACCAACGCCAACTACCCGCACAACGGATTGGGCGGATTGGTAGCCGCAGCAGACGGTTGGCTTTACGTGGGCCAGGGCGAGAACTTTGGCGAAGATTACCAGCTTGTCGGTAAAGATGGCCGAACACAAAAGGGTGGCGGCGAAGGCGGCAATATCTTTCGCATCCGGTTCGATGGAACCCAGCTGGAACGCTTTGCGACTGGATTTTGGAATCCGTTCGGGATGTGCTTCGACTCCGCGGATCGACTTTGGTGTGTCGGAAATGATCCTGACGCGATGCCACCGTGTCGCCTGATGCATGTCGTGCGCGGTGGTGATTATGGATTTGAATTCCAATTCGGACGTGGAGGAACTCATCCGCTGCAGTCATGGATGGGTGAACTTCCTGTGACGATGCCGCCTGCCGCAGGCACCGGTGAAGCTCCTTGCGCCGTTGTTCCGATCGGCGACCGGTTGTGGGTTTCCAGCTGGGGCGACAACCGCGTCGAAGCTTATCGACTTCGGGAAAATGGCGGCACATGGGTAAGCGAAACTGAAACGGTGTTGCAGGGCGACACTCTATTCCGTCCGGTCGGAATAGCGCTCGCGCCCGATCATTCGATTTACATCACCGATTGGGTCCGACGTGACTACTCAGTCCACCAGACCGGCCGAATCTGGAGGCTGAAACCAGTGTCCGGTAAAGCTGCTTCGGGTGTCATTCCGGGACTCAGTTCTGTCGAAAAAGAATCGGCAAGTGCCGGTGACGAGATGGATCTGACGGCATTGTTACAGCAAGCCACTGACAACGACGTTTTTGTTGCACAGGCTGCTATCACACGTCTTGCAGAATTGGAAAGTCTGCCCAGTCCCGATGAGGTCGTCCAACACAAGTCCCCGCAAAAGCTTGCCTTGATGGCAGCATGGCGTTGGCGGGAGCTATGTGATCGAGATTCGCTAACCGAAGTCCAAAGGCGAATGATGTTATCGGATGCGTTCGAGGATTTGGACGAAGACACAACCTTGTTCGGATTGCGTTGGGCTGCGGAACGCAAAGATCGAGAATTGGTTGCTGAGATTCAGCAGGTGTTGAAACGAGATTTGCTGACGACACGTCTATTCGAAGTTGCCGTTGCCACCATTTCATTTCTCGAAAACGGGACTGCTCGCAGCGGCGTGCGTGATCCGGCTCGAGAGAAACTATTGGCGGAGTTAGCATCAGACCAGACAAGATCACCAGAGATCCGCGCACTGGCGATTCAGCGGATTCCTGCTGCGGCGGACCAACCTGGTGGCGATCAAATCACCGCTTGGGTAAAGGAATCCGAGTCGCCACAACTGCAACGCGAATCGGTTCGATTGTTGATTGATCGGGGAACGGAAGCTGACGCAAAACGATTGCATTCGTTTGCGGTTGATTCAAGTTTACCGATAGCCATTCGCGCCGACGCGATTTCGGGCTTGTCCAACTTTGTTGCGTCCTACGAATCGGGGCTTCGGGCACTTGAAATGAACGCATCCGAACCAAACGAGATTCGTGAAGAGGCAAGGCGAGTCCTGTCGCGAATCGAAGGTTCAAATCGTCAAAAGCGTCCGGCTGTCGATGATTTTGATGCTTGGTTTCGTTTGGTCGGAAATGGAGGCGACGCCGAAGCCGGCGCGCGTGTCTTTCAGCGAGCCACTTGCAGTAAATGCCACCTCAGCCATGGTCGAGGAGCAATGACGGGGCCTGATCTGACAAATTTGGTTGGACAACCACGCAAACGGCTGCTGCGATCAATTTTGTACCCGAGTGAGGAAGTCGGTCCGCTTTATGTGCCTTGGAAAATTGTCACAACGGAGGGCAACGTTCTGATTGGACTAAAAACGCCTACTCCCGGTGTGGGTGGGGCGATCGGATTCCAAGCAGCTGATGGAAGTTCGTTTTCGGTTAAACTCGAAGACATCGAATTTCATTCCTTCAGCGATCAGTCGATCATGCCGAAAGGTTTAGAGCAAACGCTGTCGATCGGCGAATTGCGTGACTTGCTCGCTTATCTTGAATCAACCGAAACTGATTAA
- a CDS encoding sulfatase-like hydrolase/transferase: MIQLLAATHSGCRRVLQRQSLSKTAALFLIAVFGQFTNAKFIALAKAESATRPNLVLIIADDLGYGDVSYQGAPDIKTPNIDRLAQQGITFTQMRANCTVCSPTRAAIMTGRYADRSGVPGVIRTEPENNWGYLSPSLSTLANRLGDAGYHTAAVGKWHLGLDTPNTPPERGFDHFHGFLGDMMDDYYTHLRGGKNFMRLGDQVIDPKGHATDLFTDWAMEYVSERSQNESQPFFLYLAYNAPHFPIQPPDDWLDKTREAYPDMDLKRAKNVALVEHLDHNVGRFLDRIEKLGLSENTVVAFTSDNGGSIPHAQRNLPWRDGKQSHYDGGLRVPFIIRTPNHNVAGTTSDYAGLNFDLHATFVELASGVADPGTDAVSLVPVLNGQPMPPAERELYFVRREGNNRYVGGAYHALVRGRWKLLRNDPFSPLELYDIQNDPYETEDVISKNPRIANEMKRSLRHHIQRGGMIPWQKPTYLSDGQLPSDQ; encoded by the coding sequence ATGATTCAACTCCTTGCCGCGACGCACTCCGGTTGCCGCCGGGTATTGCAGCGTCAATCACTTTCAAAAACCGCTGCACTTTTCCTTATCGCAGTCTTCGGCCAGTTCACAAACGCTAAGTTTATTGCCCTCGCAAAAGCCGAATCAGCCACTCGGCCAAACTTGGTTTTGATCATTGCGGATGACCTTGGCTATGGAGATGTGAGCTACCAGGGTGCACCTGACATCAAAACGCCTAACATCGATCGCCTGGCTCAACAGGGGATTACTTTCACACAGATGCGAGCGAACTGCACGGTCTGCTCGCCGACAAGAGCGGCGATAATGACGGGCCGATATGCAGACCGCTCTGGAGTCCCAGGTGTCATCCGAACCGAGCCCGAGAACAATTGGGGTTATCTGTCACCATCGCTAAGCACTCTGGCAAATCGGCTGGGTGATGCAGGGTATCACACCGCGGCGGTCGGGAAATGGCACCTCGGCCTGGACACGCCGAACACTCCACCGGAGCGTGGATTTGATCATTTCCATGGCTTTCTTGGCGACATGATGGATGACTACTACACCCACCTGCGCGGCGGAAAGAACTTTATGCGTCTGGGCGACCAAGTGATCGATCCCAAAGGTCATGCGACTGATCTATTTACCGATTGGGCGATGGAATATGTCAGCGAGCGGTCGCAGAACGAAAGCCAGCCGTTCTTTTTGTACTTGGCGTACAACGCACCACACTTTCCGATTCAGCCGCCAGACGATTGGCTTGATAAAACTCGCGAAGCGTATCCCGACATGGACCTCAAGCGTGCGAAGAACGTCGCACTGGTCGAGCACTTGGACCACAATGTCGGTCGATTTCTTGATCGAATCGAGAAGCTTGGACTTAGCGAAAATACGGTGGTGGCGTTCACCAGCGACAACGGCGGTTCGATCCCGCATGCCCAGCGAAACCTGCCTTGGCGAGACGGCAAACAGAGCCACTATGACGGCGGTTTGAGAGTCCCTTTCATTATTCGCACGCCAAATCACAATGTGGCGGGAACGACAAGCGATTATGCTGGACTGAACTTTGATTTGCACGCTACTTTTGTCGAACTTGCCTCAGGTGTAGCCGATCCCGGCACGGACGCGGTCAGCCTCGTCCCTGTGCTTAACGGTCAGCCGATGCCCCCCGCCGAACGTGAGCTTTATTTCGTTCGCCGCGAAGGAAACAATCGCTACGTGGGTGGGGCATACCATGCACTTGTGCGAGGACGATGGAAACTGCTTCGCAATGATCCGTTCTCGCCGCTGGAGCTCTATGACATCCAGAATGACCCCTATGAAACTGAGGATGTCATCAGCAAAAATCCGCGAATTGCGAATGAAATGAAACGTTCGCTACGCCACCATATCCAACGTGGTGGAATGATCCCTTGGCAGAAACCGACCTACCTATCCGACGGTCAATTGCCGAGCGATCAATAG
- the queG gene encoding tRNA epoxyqueuosine(34) reductase QueG, producing MQKLTWLDDLLDAAKEFGFSLMGICPAVDAAGFHRLIDWVQAGNCAGMEYFSNRIDAYRNPDGVMPGTKSIIALAYPYFANPSSSGVSGQGRVARYAWSGIDYHDTIHSHFKAIKKLVRDCSPEVSLRGCVDTAPLLERELAELAGLGWRGKNTLLLNRAQGSYFFLACLLVDQQLPYDQPDDKSYCGSCTACLDACPTDAFVDAGILDARKCISYLTIEHRGEIDPKYRDAIGDWVFGCDVCQEVCPWNRKPTRNASPIDEAALTDFVDLIAVLQMDESEFRTRYRKSPFWRTKLQGMQRNAAIVLGNQGCRDAIPVLQERSLGEDPVVAEACRWAIKKIEGE from the coding sequence ATGCAAAAGTTGACGTGGCTTGACGATCTTCTTGATGCCGCAAAGGAATTTGGGTTTTCGTTGATGGGGATCTGCCCTGCAGTCGATGCGGCGGGATTTCATCGACTGATCGATTGGGTTCAAGCTGGGAATTGTGCGGGAATGGAGTATTTCTCCAACCGCATCGACGCATACCGAAATCCCGATGGCGTCATGCCCGGTACAAAAAGCATCATTGCTTTGGCGTACCCGTATTTCGCCAATCCGAGTTCTAGTGGTGTATCTGGTCAGGGGCGTGTTGCGCGATACGCTTGGTCCGGGATCGACTACCACGACACGATACACAGCCACTTTAAAGCGATCAAAAAACTGGTTCGCGATTGTTCACCGGAGGTTAGCCTCCGCGGGTGTGTCGACACCGCCCCGCTGCTTGAACGTGAGCTTGCGGAGCTGGCGGGTTTAGGTTGGCGGGGCAAAAATACGTTGCTGCTCAACCGGGCTCAGGGCAGTTATTTCTTTCTCGCATGTTTGCTGGTTGACCAGCAATTGCCGTACGACCAGCCAGACGACAAGTCTTATTGTGGCAGTTGCACTGCTTGCTTGGATGCCTGTCCGACGGATGCATTTGTCGATGCAGGGATTTTAGATGCAAGAAAGTGCATCAGTTACCTGACGATCGAGCACCGAGGTGAAATCGATCCGAAATATCGGGATGCGATTGGAGATTGGGTGTTTGGATGTGATGTTTGCCAGGAAGTTTGCCCGTGGAACCGCAAGCCGACTCGCAACGCGTCGCCGATCGATGAAGCGGCCCTGACAGACTTTGTCGATCTGATCGCGGTTCTTCAAATGGACGAATCTGAATTTAGAACACGATATCGAAAATCACCGTTCTGGAGAACGAAATTACAAGGGATGCAGCGAAACGCGGCAATCGTGCTTGGTAATCAAGGCTGCCGCGATGCGATCCCCGTTTTGCAGGAACGATCACTCGGCGAAGATCCGGTCGTTGCCGAAGCGTGCCGATGGGCGATCAAGAAAATCGAAGGCGAATAA
- a CDS encoding Gfo/Idh/MocA family protein → MSKPVRIAMIGLGFGAEFIPIYQAYPGADVVALCRRNEAELNKSADQFGIEKRYTDYDAVLADPDIDYVHINSPIPDHAWMSLKALDAGKHVMCTVPMATTIEECQQIVEKVNETGLKYMMAETVVYSREFLYIKDLFQKGELGEIQHLAASHPQDMDGWPSYWEAMIPMHYATHVVSPCLGLTDSLAEYVSCFGSGRVRDSIAEKSGNKFAVESCHIKLQDSDVVAHIWRFLYDVARQYRESFDVYGTKKSFEWTLVENEPHVIHTAKKPEPEIPEKIEVPDFAHLLPAEIQKFTMPSEIHDADHLSFIQGGGHGGSHPHLVHEMVSAVKEDRDPWPNAVTSANWTCVGLCAHESALRGGEKVQLPEFTLKR, encoded by the coding sequence ATGTCAAAACCAGTTCGCATTGCAATGATTGGCTTGGGATTCGGTGCTGAATTCATTCCGATCTATCAAGCGTATCCTGGCGCCGATGTCGTTGCACTTTGCCGTCGCAACGAGGCTGAGCTAAACAAGTCGGCTGATCAGTTCGGCATCGAAAAACGATACACCGATTACGATGCCGTCCTTGCCGATCCTGACATCGACTACGTGCATATAAATAGCCCGATTCCGGATCACGCATGGATGTCGCTTAAAGCGCTTGATGCTGGCAAGCACGTGATGTGCACGGTGCCGATGGCAACGACCATCGAAGAATGCCAGCAGATCGTCGAAAAGGTCAACGAGACTGGTTTGAAATACATGATGGCCGAAACCGTGGTTTACAGCCGCGAGTTCCTCTACATCAAAGATCTTTTCCAGAAAGGTGAGCTGGGCGAAATTCAGCACCTTGCCGCATCGCACCCACAAGACATGGACGGTTGGCCAAGTTACTGGGAAGCGATGATTCCCATGCACTATGCGACTCATGTTGTTAGCCCTTGTTTGGGGCTGACTGATTCATTAGCGGAGTACGTTAGCTGTTTTGGCTCTGGTCGTGTTCGTGATTCGATCGCCGAAAAATCTGGCAACAAGTTTGCTGTGGAGTCCTGTCACATCAAGCTTCAAGACAGTGATGTCGTTGCCCACATCTGGCGTTTCCTCTATGACGTCGCAAGACAATATCGTGAAAGCTTTGACGTTTATGGGACCAAGAAAAGCTTCGAATGGACATTGGTCGAAAACGAGCCGCATGTCATTCATACCGCGAAGAAGCCGGAACCCGAAATTCCAGAAAAGATCGAAGTGCCCGATTTCGCGCACTTACTGCCGGCCGAGATTCAAAAGTTCACAATGCCGTCGGAGATTCATGATGCCGATCACCTGTCATTCATCCAAGGTGGCGGACACGGCGGATCACACCCGCATTTGGTCCACGAAATGGTCAGCGCGGTGAAAGAAGATCGTGACCCATGGCCCAATGCTGTGACCAGCGCCAACTGGACCTGTGTGGGACTTTGTGCTCACGAGTCGGCGCTTCGTGGCGGGGAGAAAGTTCAGCTTCCCGAATTCACGCTCAAGCGTTAA